From Corynebacterium aquatimens:
GCATCCACGACCGTGTCTGTCGGCTCGGCGCCGTACAGCCATGCGGCGAGCCATACCGCGGTGTTCTGGAGGGGGGAATATACCTCGTGGCGTGAGATCATTTGGAGCAGTCTAGCTAATAGACTGTTGCGCGCTATGAGCAGAGATCCTTACGCCGGCGATATCTTCAAAGGTCACGCCCGCACCCAGCCCCGCAGTTACCCAGAGGTCGAAGGAACCGACGAGATTGTCGCCGAAGTCTTCGGCGATGATTTCGTGGGCGCGGTGGTGGGCTTTGAGCGCACCTACGACGGGGAATTCGTTCGCCTGGAAGATCGGTACGGCACGCAACGGCTGTTCAAGTTGCTGCCAGGAGCATTTCTTATCGACGGCATCCGTTCGACCCTAATCCGGCCGAAACCTTTAACACAGGTCACGCAACGCCACTCCAACTCAGGTTCACGCCGCGTTGAAAACGCCGCGCCCCGGGTCGCGCTGCCGTCCCGCATCTGGGTCGAGGGGATCCACGATGCCGCAATTGTCCAGAAGGTGTGGGGCCACGATTTGGCGGTGGAAGGAATCGCCGTCGAGTTCCTCGAGGGCTTAGACAACCTTCCTGCGCGGTTGAGGCAGTTTCAGCCGGGTCCGGGCAAACGCGTTGGCGTGCTGGCGGATCACCTGATCGAGGGAACGAAAGAATCCCGCTTGGTGGAAAACGTCGGGGCCCACGTTTTGGTCACCGGCCACCCGTACGTGGATATTTGGGCGGCGGTGAAACCAGAATCGGTGGGGATACGCGCGTGGCCCGACGTGCCGCGCGGCGAGGACTGGAAAACCGGTGTCTGCCGCCGGCTGGGGTGGGCCGATCCGCGGGACGGCTGGAACCGTGTGTATAACTCCGTGAACACATTCCGCGACCTTGACCACACGCTGATTGGTGCAGTTGAGCGCCTCGTCGACTTTGTGACCAACCCAGATTTGAGCAAGCACGACGCGTAGTCGGCCAGATTGTCGGGGCCAAACTGTAGTGTTGTCGCTGTGGGACCTTTAGTGTGGGCTATCGCCGCGATGATTCTCGCGGTCTTGGAACTAGCCGTCGGAGAATTCACCCTGCTGATGCTGGCCTCAGCCGCGTTCATAACAGCTGGGGTGACGTGGGCTGGCGGGGGACTTCACCCTGGAATTGAAGTCGCGGTCTTTGGTCTTTCGTCGGCAGCCATGCTCTTCTTCGTGCGCCCTTACCTTCACCGGCACTTTCATAAGCCCGCTGCATTGGATACGTCGACGAAGGCGCTGGTGGGTACCCGGGCAATCGTGCTGGAAGACATCACGCCCACCGGGGGGCAGATTAAGCTTGACGGCTCTATTTGGTCGGCCCGTGCCCTTGACCCCGGCCAGGTTATACGCGAAGGTGAATTCGTAACGGTGTCGGACATTGATGGTCCAACAGCGGTTGTATGGCAGGACTAACAGAAAGATAGAAGATGGCAATTTTCCTTGGTGTCCTTATCCTCCTGATCATTGTGGTGGTGTTCAAGTCCATCGCCTTGATCCCCGAGGGTGAAGCGGCTGTAATCGAGCGGCTGGGCCGCTATACCCGCACCGTCTCCGGTGGTATTACGTTCCTGGTTCCCTTTGTTGACCGAGTGCGTGAGCGCGTCGATACGCGTGAGCGCGTGGTGTCTTTCCCGCCGCAGGCAGTTATTACCCAGGACAACTTGACCGTGGCGATTGACACGGTGGTCACCTTCCAGGTCAACGATCCGGCTCGCGCAATCTACGGCGTGGACAACTACATCGTGGGTGTGGAGCAAATCTCCGTGGCTACGCTGCGTGACGTCGTGGGCGGCATGACGCTGGAAGAGACACTGACCTCCCGTGAGACGATCAACCGTCGCCTGCGCGGCGAGCTGGATTCCGCCACCGCGAAGTGGGGCCTGCGTATTAGCCGTGTTGAGCTGAAGGCGATTGATCCGCCACCGTCGATCCAGCAGTCGATGGAGATGCAGATGAAGGCGGATCGTGAGAAGCGCGCGATGATTCTTACGGCAGAGGGTCGCCGCGAGTCTGACATTAAGACCGCTGAGGGTGAGAAGCAGGCGCGCATTCTCTCCGCTGAGGGTGAGAAGCACGCGGCAATTCTTGCCGCTGAGGCTGAGCGCCAGGCAACGATCCTGCGAGCAGAGGGTGAGCGCGCCGCGAAATTCCTCGAGGCACAGGGTGAGGCCCGGGCGATTCAGAAGGTCAACGCCGCGATCAAGACGTCCGGCGTTACACCGGAGTTGCTCGCGTACCAGTACCTGGACAAGCTGCCGAAGATCGCAGAGGGCAACGGCTCGACGATGTGGATGATCCCGTCGCAGTTTGGCAACTCCCTGGAGGACTTCGCCAAGGCCTACGCCAAGAAGGACGACGATGGCGTCTTCCGCTACGAGCCCACGGGTGTCGACGATGAGACGCGTAAGCTCGCCGAGCAAGACGATACGGATCGGTGGTTCGAGGCGTCCAACAACCCGGAGATCGCTAAGGCCGTTGCCGAAGCACGCGCCGTTGCTAACAAGCCGGTCGATTCCCCGCTGGAATCGGAGGTCACCGCGCCGAAACCGCGCACACCGGAACCCGCGCAAGGGCAGCCTTTCGGGGGCGAGCAGGCTGCACTAACGAGCAGGGTTCGCCCGGCCGAGGATTTCGAACAGCCTATGCAGAACCAGTGGGGGAATCAGCCTGGGTGATGAGGTTATAGGCGAGCTGCCAGCCGGCTTGCTCCGCGCCCCAGCCCGCGGCTGCCAACCGCTGGCTCATCGCCTGTTTGGAGATCCCCAACTCCTTCGCGGCCTCGTTCTGATTCAGACCTGAGCGCACCAACGACGTGGCCTCGCGCCCTTCGATGGTGCGCTTGCTTAATACGTAGGCCATGAGCGCGAACGCGGCGGTGATATCCGCCTCTAAGGTGCTGTCGGGAATCGCTGGGAAGATGCGTACGCCGACCGATCCCGCTTTGGTTCCGGCCGCGCTGCTCGCGGTGCCCAAAACGGATGCCGTGTCACCGATGCCGATGCCGACGGCCCACCCGCCGTCGGAAAGCAGGGCCATGACTACTGTGCACGCGGCATCCGCGTCGTCGACAAGCGTGCGAATGTCCTCGACGCCAACTGCCTCAAACTCGTGCACGCCAGGCAGGGTTGCAAGCGCCGCAGCCGAATCGGAGACGTATGCGGCGCGGCGTTTTTCGCGGCCTCGGTAGCGGGCATGGGCGGCTATCATGCAGCGAAGTTTAGTCTGTGTCTACGCCAGAACCTTGACCGACAGGCATACGGGCGTCAATGACCAGCCCGACGATTCCAAGGACAGCGAGCACCGCCATCGCGGCGATGAACACCGGATCGGCGTCCCCGGTAAGCGTGTCCCCGAAAATGGTCACCAGGATGGTGCCTGGCGCGGAACCGATCAGGGTGGCCACGGCGAAGGGAATGACGCGCACTCGCGTAAGCGCGGCGGCGTAGTTCATGATGGAAAACGGCACGCCTGCAATCATGCGCAAGCTCAGCACGGCGAGCCAGCCGCGTGCTTCAAGGCGCTGGTTGATCGACTCAACGATCGGGTGCGTCAACCGCGGTTCCACCCAGTCGCGCAGAAGATAGCGAACCAGGACAAGCGATATGACCGCGGCGACCGTCGTGGCCGTTAAGGCGAGCAGGATTCCTTGGACTGAACCGAAGAGGATTCCCGCTGAAACCGTCATGACTGTCCGGGGGATTGGGAACTGGGTAATGAGGACGTAGAGCAACCAAAACACCACCGGAAACCACGGCCCCGTTTGATCCGACCACTCGCGAAGCACTGACAGGGGAGGGACGTCAAGAAAGATCCACGCCGCGACGAAAAGACACACGGCGACTAAGAGCAGCACTACTTTGCGCGATGACGTTCCTCGCACGATTGAGCTCCTGCCTTACGTAAAAAACCGGCCCGTGAAAGGGCCGGTGTTTGTGCCCGAGGGGGGACTTGAACCCCCACGTCCGTTAATAGGACACTAGCACCTCAAGCTAGCGCGTCTGCCATTCCGCCACCCGGGCTTTGGGTGTTTTCCAGCCAGTTCGGCTGGGCACTCGGATAACTATAGGCCCAACTTGGCTACGTACCAAATCCCCTGTTGATCGGGTAGAACGGAAGGAATGACTGCTTCATACGATGATTCACGTTTCCCGGGTCCGGATCCTTACGCGCCCCTGAAGGATCTGCCGTCATTTGAGCTCAGCTCGACCGACATTGTCGACGGCGAACGCATTGCCCCACCCAGTTAGGATTCAACCTCTATTTCCACGCGATTGGCCGCGCGATCGTGTGGGGCTGGTACGAGAACAGCTAGTCCTTCCAGGGGTACCCGCTGCCCACCGCCTCAGTGATCGAGCTCAGGCCGTGGGCTTTGATCTGGGCGGCGATCCCTTTGTGGATGTCGCGGATCCAACCCAGGCCGCCGTAGATGAACGGCGTGTAGCCCTGGAGCAGGCTAGCGCCAGCGGTAATACGCTCCCACGCCTGCTGAGGCGTAGAAATGCCGCCCACGCTCACGAGAACCAATTGGTCACCGACATGCGCCCGCAGGAGCTTCAGCACCTCCAACGAGCGATCGGCCAGGGGCGCCCCGGAAAGACCACCCGCGCCCAGGGCTTCAACCTCAGCGGCGGGGGTTTTCAGCCCTTCGCGTGCGATCGTCGTGTTCGTGGCCACGATCCCGGCGAGGCCGAGCTCTATTGCCAGGTCTGCGACCCGGAGAATGTCTTCGTCGCTCAAGTCCGGCGCGATTTTCACCAGGACCGGAGTGTCGGTGGCTGCGACCACCGCACCAAGAATCGGACGAAGTTCAGACACCGCCTGCAGGTCCCGCAAACCTGGGGTGTTGGGCGAGGAGACGTTGACCACCACGTAATCAGCCAGCGGGCCAAGTAACGACGCTCCGTTGCGGTAATCCGCAACGGCGTCGGTAGCGGTCTTGTTCTTCCCGATGTTGATGCCCACGACGTCGGTGGACCTGCGGCGCTCCAAGTTGCGCGCCGCGGCGAGCGCACCCTCGTTGTTGAAACCCATGCGGTTGACGATCGCCTTGTCTGCAGGAAGGCGGAACAAGCGCGGAGCTGGGTTACCCGGCTGAGGACGTGGCGTTACCGTGCCAGCCTCCACGTACCCGAAGCCGACCGCGCCCCACGCGTCAAGCTCAGAGGCGTTCTTATCAAACCCCGCGGCAAGGCCAAGGGGCGCGGGGAATCGGACACCAAAGAGTTCTTGGGACAGCACTGGGTCATGCACGCGCACAACCTTCTCCATTGCGCGGTGAGCCGGGGGCACAGCGTTTAAAGCTTGCAGCGCACCGCTGATGATCCCGTGGATGCGCTCCGGCGGGAGCAGGAACATGAGCTTCAATGCGGAATCGTAGAGGCCCATTTATTTCTCCTTGCTGCTGGTGTGCACCTGGTCAGGGGCGATGATCTGCAGGCCATCGCCGCTAAAAGACGCCACCACGATTGTGCCATCATCTAAAATCACCATGTTTCGGGCGTTCGCCACGGTTGCAATGGATGACGTAGCCCTCGGCACGCCGTGAGACAGGTCGTAGCCAGCCGCCGTGTTCGTGGCAGTCGACGCAGCCCACGCCAAAGACTTCGAGTTGTCCCAGGCAACGGCAAACGGGCTATCCTGCGTCGGCACCGTTTGGTGGAGGCGGATCACTTCGTCCGTGGTGTACACAAAGAGCTGATTGCCGGTGGTGTCGGAGGCGAGAACCAGCCCTTCGCGCCCGGCTGCTACCTGCCCAACGCCAAGACCGACCCGCAGCGTGCCGCCCTGACGGGCGTCGGCAGGCTGGAGATCCTGAATCGTCGTATCAAAGCGGTTCACACGAACAACAGCGTCGCCGCCCTCTTTACCGGCGTACTTCCATCCTTGCGGCAACTCGCCAGCGACGACGAAATCACTCGGTCGGGCCACGGGGAAGGACTTCTCCGGTTTCGCCTCCCCGCTGGCGTCAGCAGGGTAGATCCACACCTTCTCGGTCTGCGAGCTGCCCGCGATTACCCGGCCGTCGCTAAGCATCGCGGCGACGGTGACCGGCTCTTTCGGCGTGAAGGAGGTCTCTGACTTCTCATCAAAGACCCGCACCGTGCCGTTGCACACGCCGACGAACTTGCCCGCGTTGGCAGTGAGATCACCGCACGCGGAGCCATACTCATAGCTCGCGCCCGAGCCGTTGCGGATGTCCTCCAAGGAACCGATCTTCACGGAACCTTCGCTGACGACGCCCAGAACATCACGGGTCAGCTCCATGTCGGTGACGGCCGCAAACTCCACTACCTCGCCATCAGGAGCAGAGGCGGGAGGGGAGTCCGCTGGCTCCGCGTTACCCATCCCCAGAGTCTCAGATTGGGAAGGCTGATCACCGGGTTGATCGGGGCTTTGTTGGCAACCGGTAAGAACAAACCCTGCTACCAGTACGGGAACGAATAGCTTTGAGACACGCACGGGTTCAACATTATCAACCGTCAACCGGACTACAGTGTGGCGAGTGACTGAAGTCGTATCTCAAATGTCCTGGGCCCAGGTGATCGTTCTATCGATTGTTCAGGGGCTCACCGAGTTTTTGCCCGTGTCCTCCTCTGGCCACCTGCGCATCGTCTCCGAGTTGTTCTGGGGCGAAGATGCGGGCGCGAGTTTCACGGCGGTGATCCAGCTGGGAACTGAGCTCGCCGTGCTTGTTTTCTTCGCGCGCGACATCTGGCGGATCATGCTGGCCTGGTTCGCGGGTCTGGCAAACCCTGACAAGCGCGGCGATGACTACCGAATGGGGTGGATGGTCATCGTGGGAACCATCCCGGTTGGTGTGGCTGGCGTGTTGCTCAAAGACCTGATTCGGGACAACTTCCGCAACCTGTGGGTCACCGCGACTGTTCTCATTGTGTTCTCCTTCGTCTTCATCGCCGCGGAGCGGTGGGGGAAGAAAGAACGCACCCAAAAGGACTTGAACATGACCGACGCCATCGTCATGGGCCTGTGGCAATGCTTGGCGTTGATCCCCGGCGTCTCGCGCTCTGGTGGAACGATTTCAGGCGGGTTGTTCCGCAACCTCGACCGCGAAGTGGCCACGCGCTTCAGCTTCCTGCTTGCCATCCCCGCGGTGCTGGCCTCAGGATTGTTCTCCTTGCCCGATGCTTTCGCACCGCAGGCCGGCCAGGCGGCTACAGGCCTGCAACTGTTCGTGGGCGCCGGGATTGGCTTTGTCCTTGGTTACATTTCCATCGCCTGGCTGCTCAAGTTCGTGGCCAATCACTCATTTGCCTGGTTCGCGGCCTACCGCATCCCGCTCGGCATCGTAGTGTTGGTGCTGTTGGGCACAGGCGTTATGTCTGCCTAATGCGCGCATCCATGTCGTCCCGGATCCAGGTGTCCACCACCGTGCCGCCGACGCGGTACGCGTTGTGGTCGTACACGCTCTTCAGCGGCCTTAACGACGACTCCTCTGCGCTGTTTTGAGGGTTCTCCAGCCGGAAGTCGGTGAAGTAATGCAGGTGGTTCAGGGCCTTCACAAACTGCGATAGCGCTGCGCTGGTAATGCGTGAAGACGTGGAACTGCCGCTGTCGGTGGAGAGCTTGTCTACGTCCTCGGCTAAGGCAGGAAGCTCTTGCGCTCCCACCAGGGACTGATTTTGGTTGAAGCGGTGGGCTAGGTCTCCAATGGTGCGAAGCTCTGCTGCCAAGGCACGCAGCGCCGCCTGCTGGCCAGGATTGAGCCCGGAGATCTGAGAGGCGGATTCAACGACACCGGGGATCGGAGCAAAGATCCCTAATAGGGCGAAAAACACCACCGGCACAGCGATGAGCAACAGCACGCCCACCACCTTTGGATCTTTCAGTCCCGCGGCAACCGCAGCCTGGTGGTCGGGGGCATCGCGCCACTCATTCATCACCTGGGCCACCTGGTTGGGCAATCGGCCGGGAGCAGTCGAGCACGCGGGGTCCTTGGGTCCGCAGAACGTCAACACTCGGTCGTCGAAAGGCGAAAACGCCCCGTCGAAACGCGGCCCTGTCGCGCCCACGTAATGGGCAGGTGGCGCGCCCTGGTCGAGCGTCACCAGAATTTCCCCGGTTGCCAAGCGCTGGCCCTCGGCCCCGCCACGCAGCGCGACCGTTTGCCCGGTCAGCGCAGACCGGCCGGGATCGGCGATGAGGTACGCGGCGAGGATCTTCTCGGGCGTCACACCGGGGACCTCCCCCTGGCCCACGGCGGCGACGATATCCCCGGCTACGGTCGCGCCTTGGGAATAACCGTCCAGGATGAACTTTGTCGAGGGGCAGCGCGCAGCCAGTTCCGACATGTGCGCGGTGCCGTTTTTCACACCCTCCTTGACCGATGCGCCATAAGGCAGTCCGCGCTCCGGTCCGTCGCCCTTCCGCGAGTGCAGGGAGGACCCCATGATGGTCACGGTGGACGGGTAGGGGACCTGCCATGCGGTGACCTTCCCGGGGTAACGCTCCACCATTTCGTACGCGAAGTTGCGCCCGGCGTTCACGCCGCGGATTTCTTCCGGGTCATCATTGGACACGGAGTGGAAGGATCCCACCACAGACACGATGTCCACCGCCGGACACGTTGCCGCCGGCTCATCGGCGTGGGCAGGGGCGGCGACGGGCAGCAGCGCAAGAGCCGAAAGGAAGAGTGCAGGCCTACCTAGTTTCACACGGATTAGATTAGCTGCGCCCCGCTCACCGCGGGCCTGGTTGTAAGGTGAATCCCATGCATTCTTGGCCCGCTCTATCCGTTCCCGCCGTGGCCGGCACGCCAGTGCCACTGACCCTGTTTGATACAGCGGATCAGTCACTCAAGCCCGTCACTACCAGCGGCGACGAAGTAGGTATGTACGTGTGCGGCATCACTCCCTACGACTCAACGCACCTGGGCCACGCCGCGACGTACCTCACGTTTGACCTGATCTACCGCCAACTTTTGGCAAACGGCCACCGGGTCCACTACGTGCAGAACATCACGGATGTGGATGATCCCTTGTTTGAGCGCGCCGAGCGCGACGGGGTGGATTGGCGCGATCTGGGCACCAGCCAGATTGATCTCTTCCGCAGCGACATGGAAGCGCTGTCCGTGCTGCCACCGCGTGACTACATCGGGGCGATGGATTCGATTGAAGAAGTCACCGAGATGGTTGAGGTGCTGCTTCACAAAGGGGCGGCCTACCAGGTGGATCACGGCGACATTTATGCGCCGATTACCGCCACTCAGCAGTTCGGGTACGAGTCCAACTATGACCGCGCGACAATGGAGGAGTTCTTCGCCGAGCGCGGTGGCGATCCCCAGCGCGAGGGCAAGAGGGATCCGCTTGACGCGTTGCTGTGGCGTGGACACCGCGAGGGGGAGCCCGCCTGGGAGTCCCCGTTTGGCTTGGGTCGTCCCGGTTGGCACATCGAATGTTCGGCGATCGCGACGCGGCGCTTGGGCCCCCAGTTTGCTATCCAAGGCGGCGGAAGCGACCTCATTTTCCCGCACCACGAGTTCTCTGCCGCCCACGCGGAAGCTGCGTTTGACGTGCCGCGGATGGCTGGGCACTACGTCCACACCGGGATGATCGGGCTTGACGGCACGAAAATGTCGAAGTCCTTAGGCAACCTCGTTTTCGTCCACAAGCTCTTGGACGCGGGCTATGCGCCGAGCGCCATTCGCCTGGCGGTTTTCGACGGCCACTACCGCACCGACCGCGACTTCTCTTACGCGCTCATT
This genomic window contains:
- a CDS encoding cutinase family protein, coding for MKLGRPALFLSALALLPVAAPAHADEPAATCPAVDIVSVVGSFHSVSNDDPEEIRGVNAGRNFAYEMVERYPGKVTAWQVPYPSTVTIMGSSLHSRKGDGPERGLPYGASVKEGVKNGTAHMSELAARCPSTKFILDGYSQGATVAGDIVAAVGQGEVPGVTPEKILAAYLIADPGRSALTGQTVALRGGAEGQRLATGEILVTLDQGAPPAHYVGATGPRFDGAFSPFDDRVLTFCGPKDPACSTAPGRLPNQVAQVMNEWRDAPDHQAAVAAGLKDPKVVGVLLLIAVPVVFFALLGIFAPIPGVVESASQISGLNPGQQAALRALAAELRTIGDLAHRFNQNQSLVGAQELPALAEDVDKLSTDSGSSTSSRITSAALSQFVKALNHLHYFTDFRLENPQNSAEESSLRPLKSVYDHNAYRVGGTVVDTWIRDDMDARIRQT
- the mshC gene encoding cysteine--1-D-myo-inosityl 2-amino-2-deoxy-alpha-D-glucopyranoside ligase, whose amino-acid sequence is MHSWPALSVPAVAGTPVPLTLFDTADQSLKPVTTSGDEVGMYVCGITPYDSTHLGHAATYLTFDLIYRQLLANGHRVHYVQNITDVDDPLFERAERDGVDWRDLGTSQIDLFRSDMEALSVLPPRDYIGAMDSIEEVTEMVEVLLHKGAAYQVDHGDIYAPITATQQFGYESNYDRATMEEFFAERGGDPQREGKRDPLDALLWRGHREGEPAWESPFGLGRPGWHIECSAIATRRLGPQFAIQGGGSDLIFPHHEFSAAHAEAAFDVPRMAGHYVHTGMIGLDGTKMSKSLGNLVFVHKLLDAGYAPSAIRLAVFDGHYRTDRDFSYALIDHAVTRLDRWRENLAREISRDEAEGIVDTLRASLADDLDTKRALALIDDAPGDHSGMIATALDGLLGVRID
- a CDS encoding NfeD family protein, with protein sequence MGPLVWAIAAMILAVLELAVGEFTLLMLASAAFITAGVTWAGGGLHPGIEVAVFGLSSAAMLFFVRPYLHRHFHKPAALDTSTKALVGTRAIVLEDITPTGGQIKLDGSIWSARALDPGQVIREGEFVTVSDIDGPTAVVWQD
- a CDS encoding SPFH domain-containing protein — translated: MAIFLGVLILLIIVVVFKSIALIPEGEAAVIERLGRYTRTVSGGITFLVPFVDRVRERVDTRERVVSFPPQAVITQDNLTVAIDTVVTFQVNDPARAIYGVDNYIVGVEQISVATLRDVVGGMTLEETLTSRETINRRLRGELDSATAKWGLRISRVELKAIDPPPSIQQSMEMQMKADREKRAMILTAEGRRESDIKTAEGEKQARILSAEGEKHAAILAAEAERQATILRAEGERAAKFLEAQGEARAIQKVNAAIKTSGVTPELLAYQYLDKLPKIAEGNGSTMWMIPSQFGNSLEDFAKAYAKKDDDGVFRYEPTGVDDETRKLAEQDDTDRWFEASNNPEIAKAVAEARAVANKPVDSPLESEVTAPKPRTPEPAQGQPFGGEQAALTSRVRPAEDFEQPMQNQWGNQPG
- a CDS encoding MarR family transcriptional regulator, yielding MIAAHARYRGREKRRAAYVSDSAAALATLPGVHEFEAVGVEDIRTLVDDADAACTVVMALLSDGGWAVGIGIGDTASVLGTASSAAGTKAGSVGVRIFPAIPDSTLEADITAAFALMAYVLSKRTIEGREATSLVRSGLNQNEAAKELGISKQAMSQRLAAAGWGAEQAGWQLAYNLITQADSPTGSA
- a CDS encoding quinone-dependent dihydroorotate dehydrogenase; protein product: MGLYDSALKLMFLLPPERIHGIISGALQALNAVPPAHRAMEKVVRVHDPVLSQELFGVRFPAPLGLAAGFDKNASELDAWGAVGFGYVEAGTVTPRPQPGNPAPRLFRLPADKAIVNRMGFNNEGALAAARNLERRRSTDVVGINIGKNKTATDAVADYRNGASLLGPLADYVVVNVSSPNTPGLRDLQAVSELRPILGAVVAATDTPVLVKIAPDLSDEDILRVADLAIELGLAGIVATNTTIAREGLKTPAAEVEALGAGGLSGAPLADRSLEVLKLLRAHVGDQLVLVSVGGISTPQQAWERITAGASLLQGYTPFIYGGLGWIRDIHKGIAAQIKAHGLSSITEAVGSGYPWKD
- a CDS encoding undecaprenyl-diphosphate phosphatase gives rise to the protein MSWAQVIVLSIVQGLTEFLPVSSSGHLRIVSELFWGEDAGASFTAVIQLGTELAVLVFFARDIWRIMLAWFAGLANPDKRGDDYRMGWMVIVGTIPVGVAGVLLKDLIRDNFRNLWVTATVLIVFSFVFIAAERWGKKERTQKDLNMTDAIVMGLWQCLALIPGVSRSGGTISGGLFRNLDREVATRFSFLLAIPAVLASGLFSLPDAFAPQAGQAATGLQLFVGAGIGFVLGYISIAWLLKFVANHSFAWFAAYRIPLGIVVLVLLGTGVMSA
- a CDS encoding DUF3097 domain-containing protein — encoded protein: MSRDPYAGDIFKGHARTQPRSYPEVEGTDEIVAEVFGDDFVGAVVGFERTYDGEFVRLEDRYGTQRLFKLLPGAFLIDGIRSTLIRPKPLTQVTQRHSNSGSRRVENAAPRVALPSRIWVEGIHDAAIVQKVWGHDLAVEGIAVEFLEGLDNLPARLRQFQPGPGKRVGVLADHLIEGTKESRLVENVGAHVLVTGHPYVDIWAAVKPESVGIRAWPDVPRGEDWKTGVCRRLGWADPRDGWNRVYNSVNTFRDLDHTLIGAVERLVDFVTNPDLSKHDA
- a CDS encoding TVP38/TMEM64 family protein translates to MRGTSSRKVVLLLVAVCLFVAAWIFLDVPPLSVLREWSDQTGPWFPVVFWLLYVLITQFPIPRTVMTVSAGILFGSVQGILLALTATTVAAVISLVLVRYLLRDWVEPRLTHPIVESINQRLEARGWLAVLSLRMIAGVPFSIMNYAAALTRVRVIPFAVATLIGSAPGTILVTIFGDTLTGDADPVFIAAMAVLAVLGIVGLVIDARMPVGQGSGVDTD